Proteins encoded in a region of the Thermodesulfobacteriota bacterium genome:
- a CDS encoding (Fe-S)-binding protein yields the protein MPGRYWRPISAPGGLISTGGDKESGDQEVGSISTPSCNKCGTCMSVCPIYQVTGMEGYAPRGKLSLIEANREGRLPFSDRFEELLSYCLLCGACTTVCPAGVNADASIQKARARLVEEKGLPAGKRYFFHYLLDSEHLLPFILKGSSLIQGLLCKRIPEDSGLHCRFPIPLLTGRSWLPPLAPTFFLDNDLPQETSAPAKAAYFTGCITNYLFPNVGKATLNIFDFLGEPVWAPKKQKCCGFPAFCAGDEETARSLARANISAFMDGRFDYIVTTCASCSSHLRFNYPRLLADDPVFAEKAAEFSAKVTDISVFLFHNKGFSRQLSDLTPKTSSLKVTYHDPCHFRFREKIFEEPRLLIKSLPGVDFREPAGGAACCGHGGLFNITHYDLSQEIFDKRMAGFRETGADTLVTSCMGCLLQWKEGLVRHGLNAQAMHLVELFDMFLSK from the coding sequence TTGCCGGGGAGATATTGGAGACCGATTTCTGCTCCTGGTGGTTTGATAAGTACCGGGGGAGATAAAGAAAGTGGAGATCAGGAGGTAGGATCCATTAGCACACCCTCATGTAATAAGTGCGGGACATGCATGAGCGTCTGCCCTATTTACCAGGTGACAGGCATGGAGGGTTATGCGCCACGGGGTAAATTGAGTCTTATCGAGGCGAACCGGGAAGGCAGGTTACCGTTTTCTGACCGCTTTGAAGAATTGCTCTCCTACTGTCTCCTTTGCGGGGCCTGTACAACTGTCTGTCCCGCCGGGGTAAATGCGGATGCCTCCATACAGAAAGCGCGGGCAAGGTTGGTCGAAGAGAAGGGGCTCCCGGCGGGGAAACGGTATTTTTTCCATTACCTTCTGGATTCTGAGCATCTTTTGCCTTTTATATTAAAAGGCAGTTCCCTGATCCAGGGCCTCCTTTGCAAAAGAATCCCGGAAGACAGCGGCCTTCATTGTCGATTTCCGATTCCTCTGTTGACCGGAAGGTCATGGCTGCCGCCATTGGCGCCGACCTTTTTTCTGGATAATGACCTGCCCCAGGAAACAAGCGCCCCGGCTAAGGCGGCTTACTTTACAGGGTGCATCACAAATTATCTCTTTCCTAACGTAGGGAAGGCTACCCTGAATATTTTTGACTTTCTCGGAGAGCCTGTATGGGCGCCCAAGAAGCAGAAATGCTGTGGGTTCCCGGCCTTTTGTGCCGGGGATGAAGAGACGGCGCGTTCCCTGGCCAGAGCCAATATATCTGCATTTATGGATGGACGGTTCGATTACATCGTTACGACCTGTGCCTCCTGCAGCTCCCATCTAAGATTTAATTACCCCAGGCTCCTGGCTGATGACCCGGTTTTCGCAGAAAAAGCGGCGGAATTTTCGGCAAAAGTGACGGATATATCGGTCTTTTTGTTCCATAACAAGGGTTTTTCCCGGCAGCTATCGGACCTCACGCCGAAAACCAGCAGCCTGAAGGTGACGTATCATGATCCCTGCCATTTTCGGTTTAGAGAAAAGATATTCGAGGAGCCGCGTCTGCTCATCAAGTCGCTGCCCGGAGTTGATTTTCGCGAACCGGCAGGCGGAGCCGCATGTTGTGGGCACGGCGGGTTGTTTAATATAACTCATTATGACCTGTCCCAGGAGATTTTTGATAAAAGGATGGCCGGGTTTAGAGAGACGGGAGCAGATACCTTAGTCACCAGTTGTATGGGTTGCCTGTTACAGTGGAAGGAGGGTCTGGTTAGGCATGGGCTTAATGCGCAGGCCATGCATCTGGTGGAGTTATTCGATATGTTTTTATCAAAATGA
- a CDS encoding HD domain-containing protein, producing the protein MKRIAKLLFEAGMLKKTPRTGFRFLGSGQESVADHSYRVILIGYVLAGISPGVDRSKVMELCLFHDLVEARTGDLNYVYKDYATVDSAKAVAALTKDLDFGEDIAGLITEFKSGHTEEAKLARDADQLDLILELKEQHDLGNKFAREWLAHVVKRITTPAGQELAGEILETDFCSWWFDKYRGR; encoded by the coding sequence ATGAAGAGGATTGCCAAATTGCTCTTTGAGGCCGGGATGCTGAAAAAGACGCCGCGTACCGGCTTCCGTTTTCTGGGTTCCGGGCAGGAATCGGTGGCAGATCATTCCTACCGGGTCATTCTCATCGGATATGTGCTGGCCGGGATTTCACCGGGTGTCGATCGATCTAAGGTAATGGAGTTATGTCTCTTCCACGATCTGGTTGAGGCCCGCACCGGGGACCTGAATTATGTTTACAAGGACTATGCTACGGTGGACTCGGCCAAGGCGGTCGCTGCTCTGACCAAGGACCTCGATTTTGGGGAGGACATCGCCGGATTAATAACAGAGTTCAAATCCGGCCATACCGAAGAGGCGAAATTAGCCAGGGATGCCGATCAGTTAGACCTCATTCTTGAGCTTAAAGAGCAGCATGACCTTGGGAATAAGTTTGCCCGGGAGTGGCTTGCACACGTAGTCAAACGGATCACCACACCGGCCGGCCAGGAGCTTGCCGGGGAGATATTGGAGACCGATTTCTGCTCCTGGTGGTTTGATAAGTACCGGGGGAGATAA
- a CDS encoding AsnC family transcriptional regulator, with amino-acid sequence MDATDRAILNEIQSHFPIESRPYATIGERLQLTETEVLDRIRRLQDRGIIRRLGANFDSRRLGYMTTLCGAKVPPERLDEFIRVVNSYPGVTHNYLRRHAFNVWFTFIAESSEAIERQIGEITEKTGVKVYDFPAVRLFKIKAEFKV; translated from the coding sequence ATGGATGCTACAGACCGGGCCATTTTAAACGAGATACAATCCCATTTCCCGATTGAATCCCGCCCCTATGCGACTATAGGAGAGCGGCTCCAACTCACAGAGACAGAAGTTTTAGACCGGATTAGACGTTTGCAGGATAGGGGCATAATACGCCGTCTGGGGGCAAATTTTGATTCCCGCCGCCTGGGTTACATGACTACTCTCTGCGGGGCCAAGGTCCCACCGGAAAGACTGGATGAGTTCATAAGGGTGGTAAATTCTTATCCTGGGGTAACCCACAACTACTTACGCAGGCACGCCTTCAATGTCTGGTTTACCTTTATCGCTGAGTCTTCAGAGGCTATTGAGAGGCAGATTGGAGAGATAACCGAGAAGACCGGCGTTAAGGTTTACGACTTCCCCGCCGTTCGTTTATTCAAAATCAAGGCTGAGTTTAAAGTTTAA
- the ahbD gene encoding heme b synthase: MKPNHPHPHPHHSQGHTSGQDVPPLRLVAWELTRNCNLSCVHCRAAATRGPYDNELTTEECKGIIDDIAAHAQPVMIMTGGEPLLREDIFELASYGTDKGLRMVMATNGTLITPEVAGKMVDAGIKRISISIDGATAESHDKFRQVEGALKGALQGIEEAKKAGLEFQVNTTITGINLKELPAIQELTVSLGAVAHHIFLLVPTGRGKDLADQALSAAEYEETLKWFYEQKDKVPLHLKATCAPHYYRILRQRAKAEGKEVTFQSHGLDAVTRGCLGGVGFCFVSHRGDVQPCGYLEINCGSVREMPLSRIWRESPVFLNLRNPKMYKGKCGICEYHRFCGGCRARAHEMSGDYLAEEPLCTYQPLKMRAPAKESH; encoded by the coding sequence ATGAAACCGAACCATCCCCATCCCCATCCCCACCACTCTCAGGGCCATACATCCGGGCAGGATGTGCCGCCCCTTCGTCTTGTAGCCTGGGAATTGACCAGAAATTGCAACCTCTCCTGTGTCCACTGCCGGGCCGCAGCCACCCGCGGGCCGTATGACAATGAATTGACAACCGAAGAATGCAAGGGGATTATCGATGATATCGCCGCCCATGCCCAGCCGGTTATGATTATGACCGGTGGTGAGCCTCTCCTGCGCGAGGATATCTTTGAACTGGCAAGCTATGGTACAGACAAAGGCCTGCGTATGGTGATGGCCACTAACGGCACCCTCATCACCCCGGAAGTGGCCGGAAAAATGGTAGATGCGGGGATAAAGAGGATTAGTATAAGCATTGACGGGGCGACGGCTGAAAGTCATGATAAATTTCGTCAGGTCGAAGGGGCCCTTAAGGGGGCGCTTCAGGGGATTGAAGAGGCCAAAAAAGCAGGTCTGGAATTCCAGGTCAACACCACTATTACCGGGATCAACCTCAAGGAACTGCCGGCTATACAGGAACTCACCGTATCACTTGGGGCAGTAGCCCACCATATCTTTCTCCTGGTACCTACCGGCCGTGGTAAGGATCTGGCTGACCAAGCCCTTTCCGCCGCTGAATACGAAGAGACCCTGAAGTGGTTTTATGAGCAAAAGGATAAGGTTCCTCTGCATCTCAAGGCCACTTGTGCCCCGCACTATTATCGCATCCTTAGGCAGCGGGCCAAAGCGGAAGGAAAAGAGGTTACCTTCCAGTCCCACGGGCTGGATGCCGTGACCCGCGGATGTCTGGGAGGCGTCGGCTTCTGCTTTGTCTCACACCGGGGAGATGTCCAGCCCTGCGGTTATTTAGAGATAAACTGCGGATCGGTGCGCGAGATGCCCCTTTCCCGCATCTGGCGGGAATCACCGGTATTTCTTAACCTGCGTAATCCGAAGATGTACAAGGGCAAGTGCGGTATCTGTGAATATCATCGTTTCTGCGGCGGATGCCGGGCACGGGCCCATGAGATGTCCGGTGATTACCTGGCCGAGGAACCTCTCTGTACATATCAACCCTTAAAAATGCGGGCGCCGGCGAAGGAAAGTCATTAG
- the hemB gene encoding porphobilinogen synthase, whose amino-acid sequence MLFPDYRPRRMRQNENFRALIRETHLAPDQLVYPLFVVPGKKVRKGIPSMPGCFQLSPDQLKAEIKEIKDAGIRSVLLFGIPEKKDEIASQAYAKDGIVQRAIAEIKSSDKDLLVITDVCLCEYMSHGHCGFVSGGKIENDATLEILGRVALSHARAGADMVAPSDMMDGRVAEIRETLDEAGFEHIPIMSYAVKYASGFYGPFREAAECAPQFGDRRSYQMDPANSREAVREATLDMEEGADILMVKPALPYLDIISRLREEFDHPIAAYHVSGEYAMVKAAAKMGWLDEERVMMECLLSIRRAGADIIITYYAKEAARLLTR is encoded by the coding sequence ATGCTGTTTCCGGATTATCGCCCGCGCCGCATGCGTCAGAATGAAAATTTCCGCGCCCTGATTCGCGAGACGCATCTTGCGCCGGATCAACTTGTCTATCCCCTTTTCGTCGTGCCGGGGAAAAAGGTCAGGAAAGGGATTCCTTCCATGCCCGGTTGTTTTCAACTTTCCCCGGATCAGTTGAAGGCTGAAATAAAAGAGATAAAGGACGCCGGGATCAGGTCTGTTCTCCTTTTCGGCATCCCGGAAAAGAAGGACGAGATAGCCTCCCAGGCCTATGCCAAAGACGGTATTGTGCAAAGGGCGATAGCCGAGATAAAGTCATCTGATAAAGACCTTCTGGTTATTACGGACGTCTGCCTCTGTGAATACATGAGTCACGGCCACTGCGGATTTGTCTCCGGGGGTAAGATTGAAAACGATGCGACACTGGAGATACTGGGCAGGGTAGCCCTTTCCCATGCCCGGGCCGGCGCGGACATGGTTGCCCCTTCGGATATGATGGACGGCCGGGTGGCTGAGATCCGTGAGACCCTGGATGAAGCCGGTTTTGAACACATACCCATTATGTCATACGCGGTCAAGTACGCCTCCGGTTTTTACGGGCCGTTCCGCGAGGCGGCGGAGTGCGCTCCACAGTTCGGCGACCGGCGTTCGTATCAGATGGACCCGGCCAACAGCCGCGAGGCCGTGCGCGAGGCCACCCTGGATATGGAGGAAGGGGCTGACATCCTCATGGTTAAGCCGGCCCTGCCTTACCTGGATATCATCTCTCGTTTGCGGGAGGAATTCGACCATCCCATCGCCGCTTATCACGTCAGCGGCGAGTATGCCATGGTAAAGGCGGCGGCCAAGATGGGCTGGCTGGATGAAGAGCGGGTCATGATGGAATGTCTTCTGAGTATCCGGAGGGCCGGAGCAGATATTATTATTACTTATTACGCCAAGGAAGCAGCGAGGTTGCTGACCAGATGA
- the ahbC gene encoding 12,18-didecarboxysiroheme deacetylase, producing the protein MIGISKLYCGTVEPSDALRYGRHSGKLPSHLLQFSADKKPVVVWNATRRCNLKCVHCYAQADSVGAPDELSTAEGKKLIDDLSQFGSPVLLFSGGEPFMRPDLPELAAYAVEKGMRAVVSTNGTLIGKDMAKVLKKIGLSYVGISLDGMEEVNDHFRGVKGAFAGAMRGIRNCREAGIKVGLRFTINKLNAAEIPAIFDLLEQEEVPRICFYHLVYAGRGSKLVEEDLAHEETRRVVDIIIDRTADLHRRGKPKEVLTVDNHADGPYVYLRMVKENSPRAAEVLELLEMNEGNNSGRGIGCVSWDGSVHADQFWRHYSFGNVRQRPFSEIWTDLSNPLMAALKNKKAHVNGRCARCKWLDICAGNFRVRAEAVTGDIWAPDPACYLTDKEIGIAEEA; encoded by the coding sequence ATGATCGGTATATCTAAACTTTATTGCGGTACGGTGGAGCCGTCTGACGCCTTGCGCTATGGCAGACACTCCGGGAAGCTGCCCTCGCACCTTCTCCAGTTTTCGGCAGACAAAAAGCCGGTGGTGGTCTGGAATGCCACCCGGCGTTGTAACTTAAAGTGTGTGCATTGTTATGCCCAGGCGGACAGTGTGGGCGCACCGGATGAACTCTCCACGGCCGAAGGGAAGAAACTGATCGATGATCTAAGCCAGTTCGGCAGTCCGGTCCTTCTTTTCTCCGGCGGCGAGCCTTTTATGCGTCCGGATCTGCCTGAGCTTGCGGCTTACGCCGTGGAAAAAGGCATGCGGGCCGTAGTTTCTACAAACGGCACGCTTATCGGCAAAGACATGGCCAAGGTATTGAAGAAGATCGGCCTCTCTTATGTGGGTATAAGTCTTGATGGTATGGAAGAGGTCAATGACCATTTTCGTGGGGTTAAGGGGGCCTTTGCCGGGGCCATGAGGGGTATTAGAAATTGTCGGGAAGCTGGTATTAAGGTAGGGTTAAGGTTTACCATAAATAAACTTAATGCCGCCGAGATACCGGCCATTTTTGACCTGTTAGAACAGGAAGAAGTCCCGCGGATCTGTTTTTATCATTTGGTTTATGCGGGCCGGGGCAGTAAGCTGGTCGAAGAAGACCTTGCTCACGAAGAAACCCGGCGGGTAGTGGATATTATCATCGATCGTACCGCCGACTTGCACCGTCGAGGTAAGCCCAAAGAGGTGCTGACGGTGGACAATCATGCCGACGGGCCTTATGTCTATCTGCGTATGGTAAAGGAGAATTCACCCCGGGCTGCCGAGGTCCTGGAATTACTTGAAATGAACGAGGGGAATAACTCCGGCCGGGGTATCGGCTGTGTAAGCTGGGACGGGAGCGTCCATGCGGATCAATTCTGGAGGCATTACTCATTTGGCAATGTCCGCCAACGTCCGTTTAGCGAGATCTGGACGGACTTATCCAATCCGCTTATGGCGGCCCTTAAGAATAAGAAGGCCCATGTCAATGGCCGCTGCGCCCGGTGTAAGTGGTTGGATATCTGTGCCGGTAATTTCCGGGTAAGGGCTGAGGCCGTCACCGGGGATATCTGGGCGCCGGACCCGGCCTGTTATCTGACGGATAAAGAAATCGGGATTGCCGAGGAGGCTTAG
- a CDS encoding AAA family ATPase has product MGNDKEYNNVPDQKELEKELAEYLSKKYGDKVRILSPVVLPKPGSSESGGNKTLRGRDIILNFNIKPKELEAYLDEYIIKQEEAKAILATKVCTHFSRIKYALEHKRDTEVGQIKNNIIMIGPTGVGKTYMIKLIAGKLGVPFVKGDATKFSETGYVGGDVEDLVRDLVQEAGGDMELARYGIIYIDEIDKIASSAHHLGPDVSRTGVQRALLKPMEETDVDLRVPHDPIAQLEAIERYRKTGKREKRTVNTRNILFIVSGAFNDLADVIKKRLTDQGIGFGAPITSKSDRVDYLRHVKAEDLIECGFESEFVGRLPVVAVFEELHVEDLYNILKNPRCPVTKGKKHDFKAYGIDITFEDEALHILAEKAYAEKTGARGLSRVVEQILLGFEKTLPSTSIRSLVVTPEMVKNPVAELDRLLASPDDPVYSERYRQARERELNIIKSTIVKRQKEIFDNRGLSVTPFRLRYLAELCLTKDIDIQASVEELIFIAEEIKDYEASFLDKYGVKIIFEDEAIDQIIGQAWQEGSTAYVVCNNLTESYRYALRIIQDRTGQNVFHLPTEAVSTPEGFISHLIKESLDNSFGNSSK; this is encoded by the coding sequence ATGGGAAACGACAAAGAATATAATAATGTTCCTGACCAGAAGGAATTAGAAAAGGAGCTGGCGGAGTATCTGTCCAAAAAATATGGGGATAAGGTGCGTATTCTCTCGCCGGTCGTCCTTCCCAAACCGGGCTCGTCTGAATCCGGGGGCAATAAGACCTTAAGGGGTAGGGATATTATCCTGAATTTTAATATCAAACCCAAAGAGCTTGAGGCCTACCTGGATGAATATATAATCAAACAGGAGGAGGCCAAGGCTATCCTGGCTACCAAGGTCTGCACCCACTTCAGCCGTATTAAGTATGCGCTGGAGCATAAGAGAGATACGGAGGTGGGGCAGATCAAGAATAACATCATTATGATCGGGCCTACCGGTGTAGGGAAGACCTATATGATAAAGCTGATCGCCGGGAAGCTCGGCGTGCCTTTTGTTAAGGGCGATGCGACTAAGTTCAGCGAGACCGGTTACGTGGGCGGTGATGTGGAAGACTTGGTTCGTGACCTTGTGCAGGAGGCGGGCGGGGATATGGAGCTGGCCCGGTATGGTATTATTTATATCGATGAGATAGATAAAATTGCTTCCAGCGCCCACCATTTAGGCCCGGATGTCTCACGCACCGGGGTTCAGCGCGCCCTTCTGAAGCCGATGGAAGAAACAGACGTAGATCTCCGGGTTCCCCACGATCCTATCGCCCAGCTTGAGGCTATAGAGCGTTATCGGAAGACCGGCAAACGGGAAAAAAGGACGGTTAACACCAGGAATATCCTTTTCATAGTGAGTGGCGCCTTTAACGATCTGGCGGATGTTATCAAGAAGCGCCTGACTGATCAGGGAATCGGTTTCGGCGCGCCTATTACTTCCAAGAGTGACAGGGTCGATTATTTGCGCCATGTTAAGGCGGAAGACCTTATTGAATGCGGGTTCGAGTCAGAGTTTGTGGGCCGATTGCCTGTAGTAGCGGTTTTCGAGGAATTACACGTGGAGGACCTGTACAATATCCTCAAAAACCCGCGCTGCCCGGTGACAAAAGGTAAAAAGCACGATTTTAAGGCCTACGGTATAGACATAACATTTGAAGATGAGGCATTACATATTCTGGCTGAGAAGGCCTATGCAGAGAAGACGGGGGCGCGGGGATTGTCCAGAGTCGTAGAACAGATCCTTTTAGGATTTGAAAAAACCTTGCCTTCAACCTCGATTCGTTCCCTGGTTGTCACCCCGGAGATGGTTAAGAACCCGGTTGCGGAGTTGGATCGTTTGCTTGCCAGCCCGGATGATCCGGTCTATAGCGAACGTTACCGTCAGGCCCGGGAGAGAGAATTAAATATTATAAAATCAACCATAGTGAAACGTCAAAAAGAAATCTTTGACAACCGTGGGCTGTCTGTCACCCCGTTCAGACTGCGGTATCTGGCCGAGTTATGTTTGACCAAGGATATTGATATACAAGCCTCTGTGGAAGAGCTTATATTTATAGCTGAGGAAATAAAAGATTATGAAGCCTCTTTTCTGGATAAATATGGCGTAAAGATCATCTTTGAAGATGAGGCTATCGACCAGATAATCGGACAGGCCTGGCAGGAAGGCAGCACGGCTTATGTTGTTTGTAACAACCTGACCGAATCATACAGGTATGCCTTGAGAATAATTCAGGATAGGACCGGGCAAAACGTTTTTCATCTTCCCACCGAGGCGGTGTCCACCCCGGAAGGATTTATCAGCCATCTGATCAAGGAGTCCCTTGATAATTCTTTTGGTAATTCCTCAAAATAG
- a CDS encoding sigma-54 dependent transcriptional regulator, whose product MAKRILIVDDEVSILDSLGGILEDEGFEPVRAQNGEDALGRLSETAPDLVLLDVWMPPGIDGLEVLRRIKLDYPFLPVVIMSGHGTVETAVKATKLGAHDFIEKPLSLEKVVLTINNTLDFSRLEEENLLLRQRVGRKPELTGQSEAMLELKRQIVLVAPTSAWVLIKGENGVGKELVSHAIHRQSKRASRPLIEVNCAAIPEELIESELFGHEKGSFTGATNMRRGKFDLANEGTLFLDEIGDMSLKTQAKILRILQEQKFERVGGTKTINVDVRVIAASNKNLEEEINKGNFREDLYHRLNVVPIEVPPLRERLSDIPLLVKEFLSEFASDGGLKHKEISDGALQLLAAYHWPGNVRELRNVVERLVIMSPGALITEKDVPSSIRGTKAVEKKTGDMFAFGTFKDAKAHFEREFILHKLAENDGNISQTAEKIGLERSHLHRKMKALGMDSVKSGQ is encoded by the coding sequence ATGGCCAAACGCATATTGATAGTTGATGATGAAGTTAGCATCCTGGATTCCCTGGGCGGGATACTGGAGGACGAGGGATTTGAGCCTGTCCGGGCGCAAAATGGCGAGGATGCTCTGGGCCGGTTAAGCGAGACAGCGCCGGATTTAGTGCTTTTAGACGTGTGGATGCCTCCGGGCATAGATGGGCTGGAAGTGCTCAGAAGGATCAAGCTCGATTATCCATTTCTCCCCGTAGTGATAATGTCCGGCCATGGCACGGTGGAGACGGCAGTCAAGGCGACTAAGCTGGGGGCGCATGATTTTATTGAAAAACCGCTTTCCCTGGAAAAAGTCGTTCTAACTATAAATAATACGCTTGATTTCAGCCGGTTAGAAGAGGAAAACCTTCTTTTACGCCAGCGGGTAGGGCGTAAACCGGAACTCACCGGGCAAAGCGAGGCGATGCTGGAGTTAAAGAGGCAGATTGTCCTGGTGGCGCCTACTTCGGCCTGGGTATTGATAAAGGGGGAAAACGGGGTAGGCAAGGAGTTGGTATCTCATGCCATACACAGGCAGAGCAAGCGAGCGTCCCGGCCTCTGATCGAGGTAAACTGCGCGGCCATCCCTGAAGAACTTATTGAAAGCGAGCTTTTCGGGCATGAAAAGGGCTCCTTTACAGGCGCTACCAACATGAGGCGCGGCAAGTTTGACCTGGCCAACGAAGGCACACTCTTCCTGGATGAGATCGGCGATATGAGTCTTAAGACCCAGGCCAAGATACTGCGCATCCTGCAGGAGCAAAAATTTGAACGGGTAGGCGGGACAAAGACCATAAATGTTGATGTGCGGGTCATCGCCGCATCGAACAAGAACCTTGAGGAAGAGATTAACAAAGGGAATTTTCGTGAGGATCTTTACCACCGATTAAATGTAGTGCCGATCGAAGTCCCCCCGCTAAGGGAGCGGTTGAGCGATATTCCCCTTTTAGTTAAGGAGTTTTTGTCTGAATTCGCTTCGGATGGCGGGTTAAAGCACAAAGAAATAAGCGATGGCGCCCTGCAATTGCTCGCTGCCTATCATTGGCCCGGAAATGTCAGGGAGTTAAGGAATGTTGTGGAAAGATTGGTGATTATGTCCCCGGGCGCACTTATTACAGAGAAGGACGTCCCTTCTTCGATACGGGGGACTAAAGCGGTAGAAAAGAAGACAGGCGATATGTTTGCGTTCGGGACGTTTAAGGATGCCAAGGCCCATTTTGAGCGCGAGTTTATATTGCATAAACTGGCTGAAAATGACGGCAATATCTCCCAGACGGCTGAAAAGATAGGTCTGGAGAGAAGCCACCTCCACCGCAAGATGAAGGCCTTAGGCATGGACAGTGTAAAGTCCGGGCAATAA